GCCCTCTAAAAAAAGTAACTGTTAGGCTATAGTGAAAATGAATTTTCAACTTTGCTTTTGACATACCTTCTCATGGAAGGGTTTGCACCCTTCGTCCTCGAGCGCTTCACCCAGCCCGCCACCCCCGAGCTACCCAAAAAATCCCCCTGTGTCAGCAGCCAGAAATCCCATTGATCTGGCATCCGATTAGTGGCATCTTGTCCCTTACTCATGGGATACCCTCTACATACTTCACCAATCGAGAAAACACGCCGATTACTCACCGCCAGCGTCTTAGCGCCTGTCCTCGCCTGCGCCAGCCTGCTGCACGCTGCTCCCACCGATGGTGAGGAGAAGGAAAAAATCACCGAGTCCCAGCTGCAAGAAGCCGCTCGGCAGATCGATGCCTTGGTGGCAAAAATCTACAAGCGCGAGGGAGTCAGTGTGCCCGAGGACGCCAGCGATTCCGTCTTTCTGCGTCGCAGCTTTCTATTGGCCGTCGGTCGCATCCCCACGGTCGAGGAGGCGCGTGTATTTCTCGAGTCAGACGACCCCAACAAACGCGTCCTCCTCGTGCGCTACCTGATGAACTCGAAGGGCTACGAGAGCCACATGGGGAACTGGCTGATCGATATGCTGCGGGTGCGGGATCATTTTGAAAATGGCCGAACCGCTGCACCCTACATGGCCTGGGTGCGCAATTCCGTGGCGGAGAATCAACCCTACGATGCCATGACCCGCGAGCTGCTCTCCGCTCAGGGCGCAATGTGGAAGAACGGCGCGGTCGGATACTACATCCGCGACAAGGGGATGGAGCTCGATAACATGTCGAATACCATGCGTCTCTTCCTCGGCACCCGCATGGAGTGTGCCCAGTGCCACGACGATCCGTTCAACGACTGGGAACGGATGGACTTTTTCCGTCTCGCCGCCTTCACCAATGGTCAATCCGAGATGCGCAAGGGTGTCTGGGACACGCTGTGGCGGGAAATCCGCGACGCGAAAACCGAGCGCACACCGCTCGGGAAGATGGTGCGTTTCCTCGGCGATGAAGTCTACTACGCCAGTCTCACCGGAGCTGGCACGGGTCGGATCAAACTGCCCGGCGATTACCAATACCGCGATGGCAGCCCCGGCGAGTGGGTTGGCGCGCACACTCCCTTTGGCAAGTCCACCCGGATGTCGGACCGCCGCGATGACGATGATGGTTTGGAAACCTTCGCCTCCTGGGTCACCGATCCGCGCAACGAGCGCTTTGCCACCATCATCACCAATCGCATGTGGAAGCGCATCATCGGAGTCGGCCTGTTCGAGCCGGTCGATGAGTATCAGAAACCGGAAAATACCACCTCGCCGGAGTTGACCCGTTACCTCGTTCGCCTGATGCACGAGCTCGGCTATGATCTCAAAGCTTTCCAGCACGCCCTGCTACTGACCCGCGTCTACGCCTTTGCCTCTTCGGATCAGGAGCTGGCGATGGGGGAGAAGCCGCTGTTTGACGGTCGGAAAATCGAGCGCATGAGCGCCGAGCAATACTGGGACTCCCTGGTCACCATGATCGCCGGGAATCCGGACAAGCTTCCCACCCGCGGCAGCTCCGACAGCATTTACTACGGCGGCAGACCGGTGCTGGTGGGGGAGATGACCATGGCCGAGCTGCAGCAGCAGGTGCTGGCGATCGATGACCCCAAAAAACTCCGCACCTTCGCCGCCGATCTGCTCGACCGCATTAGCAAAGGCAGTGAGAGTGGTCGGCGCAAGAACCGCATGATGATGCGCTCCAGAGACAGCCGCGGCGCCCTCGAAGGCATCGCCCGCGCCTCGGAGCTCGCCTCGCCAGCCCCCAAGGGGCACGTGCTGCAGATTTTCGGCCAGTCGGATCGACTGCTGCTCGACTCAGCCACCCGCGAGGCCAATGCCACCCAGGTGCTCTCCATGCTCAACGGCCAGGTCGAGAAACTCGTGGTCGCCAACGATGGCGCCCACATCCACAAGCTTTCCCAAGGCAGCCCTCAGGATCGCATCCGCGCGATCTTCTTCGGCACCCTGTCGCGCTCACCCAGCGAGGCAGAAATGCAGCTCATGCTCGCCGAAGTCGAAGCCCGCGGCGAAGCCGGCTACCGCAACATCATCTCCGCCCTAGTCAACACCCGCGAATTCATCTTCATCCCATAGCCAGCTCTAGGTAGGGAGGGTGGAATGCCTTCTAGGTAGGGAGGATTGGCCTCAATCCTCCGCCCCCGCCGCCCCAGCGGCGCAAGCTACTCCCCGACATCCAGACATCTTAACCTCACCGACATCCACTCTCTTGAAATTTAAAACCTAAACCTAACCAATCCCCAGCTCCGGAGGAGCGACAGAAACTAGCCGGTGGTGCAGCAAAGCGTAACCACCGGATCACGCCCAGCCAGGCATCAAGTTCCGGAGGAACGACAGAAGGCCATCCCATCAAGCGAGCCACCCAGCGGAGGATTGAGCCAATCCTCCCTACCGTTTCTTAAAATTTAAAACTCAAAACATCCCACATCCACCATCATGCCCAAAAAATCAGACGAACTTACCCGCCGCCAGTTTGTGGCCAATGCCGCCCGAACCTACCTCGGCGTCGGCCTCGCTCCCATGCTCGGCAGCAGCGTCGCAACCCAGGCCTATGCCCAATCGTCGAAGAAGGCGGAGCGCAAACCGGCCGAGTCGGTGATCTTTCTCAACATGACCGGTGGCATGAGCCACATCGACACCTTCGATGTCAAACCGGGCAAGAAGGAGGTGCAGGGACCCGTGGAGGCGATCAATACCAATGTCGACGGCATTCAGGTCAGCCAGTTTCTGCCAAAGACGGCGGCGGTGATGGACAAGATTTGCCTGATCCGGTCGATGTCCTCGATCAATGGCGCCCACGAGCGTGGCCAGTATGCCCTGCACCGCAGCTACACCCCACGCGGCACCATCGTGCACCCTACCTTGGGGGCGTGGACCATGAAATTGCGCGGTCGGAAAAACCCGGAGATCCCCGGCTTTGTCACCGTCGGGGGCAATGCCGCCAACGCCTCGGCGGGCTTTTTCGGAGTGAAATACGCGGGTGTTCCCCTGGGCCGACCCGATGAGGGGCTGAAAGACAGCGTCCGCGCCGGCTCCGTATCGGCCGAGGACTTTGAGCGTCGGCTCAAGCTCGCGGACGTGATGAACAAGCAGTTCCACGCCGAGCACCAGAACACCGAGGCTCGCGCCTACGATGAACTTTATAAGGAGGCGGTGCGCCTGATGCGCAGCGATGACCTCAAGGCCTTTGATATCGACCGCGAACCCCGCTCGTCGCGCGAGGCCTACGGCAATAATTCCTTCGGCCAAGGCTGCCTATTAGCACGCCGACTGGTCGAACACGGCGTCCGCTTTGTCGAGGTGAACCTCGGCGGCTGGGACACTCACTACGATAACTTCACCTCCGTCGAGGCCCGCTGCCAGGTGCTCGATCGCGCTTACGCCAACTTGTTGGTAGAGCTGGAGGCGAAGGGTCTGCTGGAAAGCACCATCGTTGCCCTCACCACCGAGTTCGGTCGCTCACCCAACATCGTCGCCGAGCACAGTAATGGTCGCGATCACCACCCGTCGGTCTACTCCAGCCTACTCGCAGGCGGAGGCTTCAAAGGCGGTATGGTTTACGGCAGCTCCGACTCGAAAGGCGGCCGAGTGAAAAAAGACAAGGTCGGCGTCCAGGACTTCAACGCCACCATCGCCACCCGCCTCGGCCTCGACACCGATGCCGTCCTCCTCTCACCCTCCGGCCGCCCCTTCCAAGTCGCCCACAAAGGCAAACCCGTCGAGCAGCTGTTTGCATAGAAACGGGTAGGGATGATTACGTGTCCTTGCATCTCGGTAGGGTGGATTGCGTGCCCTTGCGTAGAACCGGTAGGGCGGATTGCGTGCCCTGTCGAAGCCATGGCGAAGAAGGGGCCTCAATCCGCCTCCTTTCGGTAGGGAGGATTGGCCTCAATCCTCCGCTCTCCTTTTCGGTAGGGCAGATTGGCCTCAATCCGCCGCTCCCCGCCGCCCCAGCGGCGCTGATCCAGTAGTCAGTGATTATTTTTTTGACCGCAACCGGAGCGCAGCGAAGATAGCCCCTAGGCAAATTTTGCGAATTAGGCGAATTTTGTCCCTTGGAATTTGAAACTTAGCACTTAATGCTTCCCTCCCTCAGCTCCGGAGGAGCGACAGAAACTAGCCGGTGGTGCAGCAAAGCGTAACCACCGGATCACGCCCAACCAGGCATCAAGTTCCGGAGGAACGACAGAAGGCAAACGCATCAAGCGAGTTTCCCAGCCCCACCTTCGTTCGTGCTACGGCAGGACACGCAATCCTCCCTACCGTCTCTTGAAACTTAACACTTAAATCTTCCGCCCCGCCTCATCGCCCAGATCCGCCGCGGCCCAACCCACCCCTAACAACACCGCGAAGGTGATGGCGATGGATTCGATCTGCATGGGGAAATCCACGGTGGAGTGAATCAGGATGCTGGTGAGCGCGATTAAATAAGCGCGTAGCATCACGGTCATCGAGCGCCCATGGCGTTTTTTGCGCAGAAAAATTTCCCGACATAGGAATATCACCGCCGCGGCGATCAAGCAGGCCATCAGCCCGCCGCCCAGCCAGCCCCATTCCACGAAGGTCTGTAGGTAGTCGTTGTGGCTGTAAACATAGCGCCCGGTAATGTCGTGATCGACGGCGAAGTAGGGAAATAATGGGTAGAAGGATCCGGGACCGAAACCTGCGGCTCTCCAGGTTGGATCCTGCATCATTTCCAGTTGAATCGCATTAACCGTGAGTCGGGGCTGTATAGTTGGGTATCCACTTTCTTGCGCCCCCTCCCAGCGTTGATACATCGTGCCAGCATAGCTCAGCAAGCTGAGCACGGCAATGATCAGGACTACGGCCAGGGTGATATTGCGTTCCAGCGGGCGGTGGCCGAAGAAGCTGGCGCTGGCGTCGTGGAATTTACGACCGATCGCACGCCGATTCATGATTGCCCAGAGCAGCAGGGTCAGCACTCCCAGCACCATCCCTGCCTTAGAGCCCGCGGTGATGACTCCCACTAATATCACCAGCACCCCGCCAGTTCGTAGCAGGGGGAGGAAATGCCGCTGGATCCCCGTGGTCGTGGATTCACGTGAGGTCGGTCGAAGCAGTAGCGCCAGTCCCATCGCCAACGCGATGTTGAGAAAGCTGGTGGCAATCCCCGGACTGCGGTAAGTTCCAAAAAATAAGGTGCTGCCGTAAGTGGTCAGTTCTTTGTTCCAGAAAATCCCCTCGGCTCCGGTCTGACGCTGGATCAGACCGAGCAATGCAACCGCTGCTCCAGTCCAGAAAATGCAAGCAGCAAGACGCCCGACCCATTGAGGTCGGCTTCGCACCACCTCGCGAGTGCCCCACACCACCGCGAGGCAGGGGAGAATATAACTCAGGCGATCGAGCGCTTCCGCTTGGTCGGCGCTGCCAGGTTGTTCAGGGAACGGTTGCTGATCGCGCGGCATGATTCGCCACCAGGGAGTTTCGCCCTTGCCGCCGACCGAATGAGAAAACTCACCCCAGGCGTTATACCACATCCACAAGCCTTGTAGTGCCGGCACCAGCAGAAGCACAAGCAGACACCAACCTTGCCATTGGCGCGGACGTGGCCCCAGCGCCAGCAAAAGCCCAGCCAGTGAGCTCGTCACGATCAGTGGCCAGCGCCAGTGATCGTAGTAGGATCCGGCAAAGAGCGGTCCGATGATCAGCGAGGCCATGAGTAGCATCGCTCCTACTGTCCGAGCGGGAGACCACTCGTTTGTTCCGGAAGTAGCTCTAGATCCACCCTTGGTCCGCCGGCCGCGCGATGAGCGACTTCGGCGTTTGTCCTGTGAAGACGACTGTCGGGTGGCTTCCATAAAGGCGATCTTGAATCCTGCTAGAGAGGAAGGCAAGCCTTGCAGCAAATGATAGTGGCATAACGCTGGCTGATGCTCAGACATGTTGTAGCAACTTGAAAATGAGTGAAGCTTTTGCTCTGCCTGGTATCGGCACTACAGATTAAGCAATGGAGAAGAAGGGGGGGATACGAGTAGATTTCTTGTTGAAGCAAGTAGGCACGATACCAATATTGTTTCTGTTAGCATTTTCTGACAAAGTAGCCGGTGTTTTTATTGATTTCGAAAGGTCTGCCGTCGGGGCAATTGATGGCAGCTGAAAAATTCAGGCGCGTTATACTAAAATACACATTTCTTAAATATATTTGTAATATTAAATTACAGCATCAATGTGGTGCTTAATATTCATACTCGAGTTCTTGACATGACCTCCTGATTGCGTGGTGATGACTCCATAAAGGCAAAGCCTTGGCTGGCATAAACGGATCAGATACAATCACAACGAGGTGAGGGTTTAGTAAGTTTGAAAACATGAAATCCCTTATGTTATCGATGTTTTCCTGACGATTCAGTGCCTGAGAGCACAGCGTCTTTGCTGCATCCATAACTGGAGTGATGAGCTTGCTCGAGAGAGCTAGGTCTCGGGCGCGACGATAACATTGAAGAATTCAAATTGAGTGATTTTAGTGTAATATTTTTTATAATGAATGGTATTGTTAGAACTTGTTAGTCTATCTCATGACGAGCCCTATACCCCTGATCATGGGGGTGTCGATTTAGTGTTGCAAAATGTGTTGACTGGCAGAGGGGAGTTGGACAGTTTGCGCTCAGATGCAGCACGTCTTGTTTGTGCGAATCGTGAAACCTGAATGAATATGAAATCTCCCTTCAATCTAACACCCAGACCTTTTCTCTATTCGCTCGCAATTGGTGCAGTGACCGTTCCTGGCGTTTGGGCGCAGACCGATCCGAGTTTGGTAAACCACCCTGCGGTTGTTCCGGTGGGGGCTGGTCTCGATAGTGTGAGAGGTGACGGCCCGATGGATCTGACCGAAGATTCCGTTTCACCTGAAGTCGCAGCGGCTGCAGAGGGTTCCTCAGATTTTAGCAGTTTGTTCACTGCGGCAGTGCGCGGAAGCATGCGCCTGGATGACAACATGTTCCTCACACCAGACGATGAGGACTCGGATGTCATCATCACCATCACTCCAACCTTGCAGTTGGCCAACGATGAGGATGCCAAGAACACATGGTCGTTTGCCTACGCACCAAGCATCATTTCCTATCTGGATAACTCAAACCTGAACTCCGTCAATAATTCCTTCGCTTTGGAACTGGGCACACGCTTGCCGAAGACGGAAATCGATTTTTCCGCTGACTACAGCGAGATTTCCGGAAGTGACCGTTTTGTTAGTGGCCAGATCGACAAAACGACCTACGGGGCAAAGCTTGATCTGACCCATGAGTTAACCGGTAAGACTCGCCTCGATGCTACCTTAGGCTATGCCAAGACGGATTATGAAACCGCGAGCCTGTTCGATACCACAGCCTATGATCTGCTGTTGACCTGGCAGTATCAATACAGCGGCAAGATTTCGCTAGGGCCATATGTTTCCTACGGTGAAACAGAGGTCGATACTCAGCCAGATCACCAAGCGATTGGCGTAGGTATCAAGTTCGACTATGAGATGACCGGTAAGACTGCCATGATCGGCAAGCTCGGTTATGAAAACCGCAGCTTCTCTGGCCCTATGGCTGGTTCTGACCATAATTTGTTCACCTATGAGATCGGTTTGAGTCACGAGTATTCGGGTAAAACTGAGTTTCAGCTCATGCTCTACCGTCGTTCTAACGCATCCTACAGTATTGCCTCCAGTGGTTATTACGGCACTGGTCTGTTTATCCTGGGGACACATGATATGACGGATCGGCTCACTCTCAAATCGAAGCTCGCATATGAGCGTGACTCTTACTACGCCACTAGCACTGTTTCAGCCGCGGACCTCGACAGTCACTACTATGAATTCAACATGGGAGCCGACTATGAATTCAATGATCAGTGCACGTTCGGAATGAATTTTATCTGGCGTAGCAACGATTCGGAGACCGATAGCAGCGATTTTGATAACTTGGCACTCGAATTGTTTAGCACTTATTACTTCTAAGTTGTTCGAGCCGATTCTTTTCCTCATCCAATCATAAGAAAACATCCCAACCACATCACCGAGAGATGAAAAATTACCTGACTAAAACATTTGCCCTGAGCACAGCTTGTGTGGCCTTCGCGATCACAGCGACTACCATTGAAACAAT
This sequence is a window from Oceaniferula flava. Protein-coding genes within it:
- a CDS encoding O-antigen ligase family protein, whose product is MSEHQPALCHYHLLQGLPSSLAGFKIAFMEATRQSSSQDKRRSRSSRGRRTKGGSRATSGTNEWSPARTVGAMLLMASLIIGPLFAGSYYDHWRWPLIVTSSLAGLLLALGPRPRQWQGWCLLVLLLVPALQGLWMWYNAWGEFSHSVGGKGETPWWRIMPRDQQPFPEQPGSADQAEALDRLSYILPCLAVVWGTREVVRSRPQWVGRLAACIFWTGAAVALLGLIQRQTGAEGIFWNKELTTYGSTLFFGTYRSPGIATSFLNIALAMGLALLLRPTSRESTTTGIQRHFLPLLRTGGVLVILVGVITAGSKAGMVLGVLTLLLWAIMNRRAIGRKFHDASASFFGHRPLERNITLAVVLIIAVLSLLSYAGTMYQRWEGAQESGYPTIQPRLTVNAIQLEMMQDPTWRAAGFGPGSFYPLFPYFAVDHDITGRYVYSHNDYLQTFVEWGWLGGGLMACLIAAAVIFLCREIFLRKKRHGRSMTVMLRAYLIALTSILIHSTVDFPMQIESIAITFAVLLGVGWAAADLGDEAGRKI
- a CDS encoding outer membrane beta-barrel protein, producing MKSPFNLTPRPFLYSLAIGAVTVPGVWAQTDPSLVNHPAVVPVGAGLDSVRGDGPMDLTEDSVSPEVAAAAEGSSDFSSLFTAAVRGSMRLDDNMFLTPDDEDSDVIITITPTLQLANDEDAKNTWSFAYAPSIISYLDNSNLNSVNNSFALELGTRLPKTEIDFSADYSEISGSDRFVSGQIDKTTYGAKLDLTHELTGKTRLDATLGYAKTDYETASLFDTTAYDLLLTWQYQYSGKISLGPYVSYGETEVDTQPDHQAIGVGIKFDYEMTGKTAMIGKLGYENRSFSGPMAGSDHNLFTYEIGLSHEYSGKTEFQLMLYRRSNASYSIASSGYYGTGLFILGTHDMTDRLTLKSKLAYERDSYYATSTVSAADLDSHYYEFNMGADYEFNDQCTFGMNFIWRSNDSETDSSDFDNLALELFSTYYF
- a CDS encoding DUF1549 domain-containing protein; its protein translation is MGYPLHTSPIEKTRRLLTASVLAPVLACASLLHAAPTDGEEKEKITESQLQEAARQIDALVAKIYKREGVSVPEDASDSVFLRRSFLLAVGRIPTVEEARVFLESDDPNKRVLLVRYLMNSKGYESHMGNWLIDMLRVRDHFENGRTAAPYMAWVRNSVAENQPYDAMTRELLSAQGAMWKNGAVGYYIRDKGMELDNMSNTMRLFLGTRMECAQCHDDPFNDWERMDFFRLAAFTNGQSEMRKGVWDTLWREIRDAKTERTPLGKMVRFLGDEVYYASLTGAGTGRIKLPGDYQYRDGSPGEWVGAHTPFGKSTRMSDRRDDDDGLETFASWVTDPRNERFATIITNRMWKRIIGVGLFEPVDEYQKPENTTSPELTRYLVRLMHELGYDLKAFQHALLLTRVYAFASSDQELAMGEKPLFDGRKIERMSAEQYWDSLVTMIAGNPDKLPTRGSSDSIYYGGRPVLVGEMTMAELQQQVLAIDDPKKLRTFAADLLDRISKGSESGRRKNRMMMRSRDSRGALEGIARASELASPAPKGHVLQIFGQSDRLLLDSATREANATQVLSMLNGQVEKLVVANDGAHIHKLSQGSPQDRIRAIFFGTLSRSPSEAEMQLMLAEVEARGEAGYRNIISALVNTREFIFIP
- a CDS encoding DUF1501 domain-containing protein produces the protein MPKKSDELTRRQFVANAARTYLGVGLAPMLGSSVATQAYAQSSKKAERKPAESVIFLNMTGGMSHIDTFDVKPGKKEVQGPVEAINTNVDGIQVSQFLPKTAAVMDKICLIRSMSSINGAHERGQYALHRSYTPRGTIVHPTLGAWTMKLRGRKNPEIPGFVTVGGNAANASAGFFGVKYAGVPLGRPDEGLKDSVRAGSVSAEDFERRLKLADVMNKQFHAEHQNTEARAYDELYKEAVRLMRSDDLKAFDIDREPRSSREAYGNNSFGQGCLLARRLVEHGVRFVEVNLGGWDTHYDNFTSVEARCQVLDRAYANLLVELEAKGLLESTIVALTTEFGRSPNIVAEHSNGRDHHPSVYSSLLAGGGFKGGMVYGSSDSKGGRVKKDKVGVQDFNATIATRLGLDTDAVLLSPSGRPFQVAHKGKPVEQLFA